A genomic window from Fusarium falciforme chromosome 2, complete sequence includes:
- a CDS encoding MFS domain-containing protein, protein MEKDQTAAIEKADDKFVEHAANPYIGLSPEDADFMRQYEGQAGKKVVRKIDFRLIPIMAVLYLLAHIDRGNIGNAKIEGMDKDLGLTGNQYNIASTIFFVPYIIFEIPSNIILKKVRPSIWLSFLIIAWGIVMTCMGVVKNFHGLVACRVVLGVFEAGFFPGAVYIVSTWYPRHELQQRLAIFYTASAFSGALSGLLAFGIARMDGARGIAGWRWIFLLEGAITVAAGLVMPLLIIDTPERAKWLSDDEKRFIDLRLRLSGVRASTEEGDKFSWKLLFRTMVDWKILLGIILAWANSVPNAAFKFTMPQIIKQLGFSTAQSQLLTMPPYVCGGISAWLSGRFSDRFSWRMPFIVGPMSVLLVALSVLFKYSANVADSVPAMYTGVVLAQIGIYPLLPGISAWTGNNLAPSWKRSIGLAWLLAAGNLGSIIGTNIFLDREGPRYPTGYGTSLGIICLGMATALVMEFFLWRSNKTKAQVCEVDIRQKYSQEELDSMGERSPLYQYTL, encoded by the exons ATGGAGAAAGATCAGACTGCAGCAATCGAAAAGGCCGACGACAAGTTTGTCGAGCACGCGGCGAACCCGTATATTGGCTTGTCACCTGAAGATGCAGACTTTATGCGCCAGTATGAAGGTCAGGCTGGTAAAAAGGTCGTCAGAAAG ATCGACTTCCGTCTTATCCCCATCATGGCTGTCCTATATCTTCTGGCACATATCGATCGAGGCAACATTGGAAATGCAAAGATTGAAGGCATGGATAAAGACTTGGGTTTGACTGGTAACCAGTACAACATTGCGAGCACCATATTTTTTGTGCCCTACATCATCTTTG AGATCCCGTCCAACATCATTCTTAAAAAAGTTCGACCTAGCATTTGGCTCTCGTTCCTCATAATTGCTTGGGGTATCGTCATGACGTGTATGGGCGTCGTCAAGAATTTCCACGGCCTAGTGGCCTGTCGCGTTGTTCTAGGAGTATTCGAG GCAGGCTTCTTCCCTGGAGCAGTCTACATCGTCTCGACTTGGTACCCTCGACACGAACTCCAGCAGcgcttggccatcttctaCACTGCCTCGGCATTCTCCGGTGCTCTTAGTGGCCTCCTAGCCTTTGGTATCGCCCGAATGGATGGTGCCCGGGGCATTGCTGGCTGGCGTTGGATCTTCCTCCTTGAGGGTGCCATTACAGTCGCAGCCGGTTTGGTCATGCCGTTGCTGATCATTGATACTCCCGAACGAGCCAAGTGGCTCTCGGACGACGAGAAGCGCTTCATCGACTTGCGGCTGCGCTTATCTGGTGTGCGAGCCAGCACTGAAGAGGGCGACAAGTTTTCGTGGAAGTTGCTGTTCCGCACCATGGTGGACTGGAAGATCCTCCTCGGTATTATTCTGGCGTGGGCCAACTCTGTCCCCAACGCGGCGTTCAAGTTCACCATGCCGCAGATCATCAAGCAACTCGGCTTCTCCACAGCGCAATCTCAGCTGCTGACGATGCCACCCTATGTCTGCGGTGGCATCTCGGCATGGCTGTCCGGCAGGTTCTCTGACAGATTCTCCTGGCGCATGCCGTTCATCGTGGGGCCAATGTCTGTTCTCTTAGTGGCCTTGTCCGTTCTATTCAAGTACTCGGCAAACGTGGCTGATAGCGTTCCGGCCATGTACACGGGTGTGGTGCTGGCTCAGATTGGTATTTACCCGCTTCTTCCTGGAATCAGTGCCTGGACGGGCAACAACCTGGCCCCTTCATGGAAGAGATCAATTGGTCTCGCCTGGCTTCTGGCTGCAGGAAATCTTGGCA GTATCATCGGAACAAATATCTTCTTGGACAGAGAGGGTCCTCGATATCCCACCGGATACGGCACTTCTCTGGGGATCATCTGCCTTGGTATGGCTACCGCCCTAGTCATGGAGTTCTTCCTTTGGAGGTccaacaagaccaaggcacAGGTTTGCGAGGTCGATATTCGTCAAAAGTACTCgcaggaggagcttgatTCTATGGGAGAGAGAAGTCCTCTGTACCAGTATACTCTGTAA
- a CDS encoding MFS domain-containing protein, protein MSNYLPSFSAPSSRPGSPLGSASASRPTSFFANSRANSTYGPSRRNSTAVPSRRNSTAVPSKANSAWSKDYSDPEATESDRKSEKPRSRAGRIVGGRYVDSNNEDIDADCGPITIVDIDMPLTLTEVLQDNGKEYIVLGFATGDKENPFNWNPWYKRSISTILNLMTLFIGLATTAYSSGIGSMVSDLNASNIQGQLGLFTFNISCAVAPMVLAPFCELVGRKVVYAGSFLCFSLLFIGLALAKNIETIIGLRLLLGLFGCVGTILVGGTFDDMYEPHHRSRPMAMFSYVAIFGTVAAPIYAGFIDQAIGWRWIEGIQGLANIPLLIAIFFFFPETRGGVALHKRAKALRKATGDERYVSAGDILTPSLQSMLKASSVKAIHMLVTEPVVFAFGLWIAFCWAVVFLFLSVIPITFTEKHGWSEGVSGLPYISLCVGTTLGWLAHHLQMRKFDRLVSDPNAKVTPESRLYGAMYGAVFLPIGLFIYSFTQYAFLSWVGPVIGLAPIAFGIYFVFESTYSYTADCYGESASSAIAGQGLMRNTLGAVTPLFANAFFHNVGSQYAGLILALFGTGLSLIPFVMFKYGHKLRARSKLAMEM, encoded by the coding sequence ATGTCAAACTACCTCCCTTCGTTTTCTGCGCCGTCATCAAGGCCAGGTTCTCCCCTAGGCTCTGCCTCAGCTTCAAGACCGACCAGCTTCTTCGCCAACTCGAGGGCAAACTCGACATACGGACCGTCACGACGAAACTCGACTGCCGTCCCCTCGAGACGGAACTCGACAGCCGTCCCGTCCAAGGCCAACAGTGCATGGAGCAAAGACTACAGCGACCCCGAGGCAACCGAATCGGATAGAAAGAGCGAAAAACCTCGATCTCGAGCCGGTCGTATTGTGGGGGGCAGATATGTCGACAGCAACAATGAGGACATTGATGCAGACTGCGGCCCCATCACCATTGTCGACATTGACATGCCTCTCACGCTGACTGAGGTTCTTCAAGACAATGGGAAGGAATACATCGTTCTGGGGTTTGCCACAGGTGATAAGGAGAACCCGTTCAACTGGAACCCGTGGTATAAACGATCCATCTCGACCATCCTCAACCTAATGACACTCTTCATTGGCCTCGCAACTACGGCCTACAGCTCTGGCATAGGAAGCATGGTTTCCGACCTCAACGCCTCCAACATCCAGGGCCAACTCGGCCTCTTCACTTTCAACATCAGCTGCGCGGTAGCACCCATGGTGCTCGCCCCCTTTTGCGAGCTAGTGGGTCGCAAGGTCGTCTACGCAGGGTCATTTCTCTGCTTCTCGCTATTGTTCATCGGATTGGCGCTCGCTAAGAATATCGAGACGATTATCGGACTTCGACTTCTACTTGGCCTTTTCGGCTGTGTGGGCACAATCCTGGTTGGCGGGACTTTTGACGACATGTATGAGCCTCACCATCGCAGTCGCCCCATGGCCATGTTTAGTTACGTCGCCATCTTTGGGACAGTTGCTGCCCCGATATACGCCGGGTTCATTGACCAGGCCATCGGATGGCGCTGGATAGAGGGGATTCAAGGCCTGGCAAATATTCCCCtgctcatcgccatcttcttcttcttccctgaGACCCGTGGCGGCGTTGCCCTCCATAAACGAGCCAAGGCACTGCGAAAGGCTACTGGCGATGAGAGATATGTGTCTGCGGGCGATATCCTGACGCCGAGTCTGCAGTCTATGCTTAAAGCAAGTTCCGTCAAAGCTATCCACATGTTGGTTACGGAGCCTGTGGTCTTTGCCTTTGGTCTTTGGATCGCCTTTTGCTGGGCCGTCGTCTTTCTATTCCTCTCGGTGATCCCAATCACATTCACTGAGAAGCATGGCTGGTCCGAGGGTGTGAGCGGTCTTCCATACATATCCCTCTGCGTTGGCACCACACTTGGCTGGCTGGCACATCATCTACAGATGCGCAAGTTCGATCGCCTCGTCTCGGATCCTAATGCCAAAGTCACCCCTGAATCACGTCTCTACGGTGCAATGTACGGCGCCGTCTTCCTCCCCATCGGCCTATTCATCTACAGCTTTACGCAGTACGCGTTCCTATCGTGGGTTGGCCCAGTCATCGGGCTTGCGCCAATTGCGTTTGGTATCTACTTTGTCTTTGAGAGCACGTATAGTTACACGGCCGACTGCTACGGGGAGAGTGCTTCATCCGCGATTGCTGGTCAGGGTCTGATGAGGAATACCTTGGGAGCTGTCACGCCGTTGTTTGCGAATGCCTTCTTTCACAACGTTGGGAGCCAGTACGCAGGGTTGATCCTGGCCTTGTTCGGCACTGGGTTGAGTCTGATCCCATTTGTTATGTTCAAGTATGGACACAAGCTCAGAGCCCGAAGCAAGTTGGCAATGGAGATGTGA
- a CDS encoding Pyruvate decarboxylase → MAPKVDLAEYLWTRLAQLGLGSVHGVPGDYNLTVLDYLTSTGIHWVGNANELNAGYAADGYARVKGIGAIITSFGVGELSAINAIAGAYSERVPVVHIVGTPSLAAQEAGACLHHSLGDGNFKIFADMYKMVTVAQANLTDPSTAPRVIDATLKECLRQSKPVYIQIPCDMVKVKVMAPASPITLSLPEIDESFEHELVHRLATRIQNSKKPMILVDAFAGRFGMKDEINQLVGLTGFSTLTTLGGKGLVNEDLPNFHGSSLGLAGEPAQQAWAKSRDLVLRFGPLDSDANTFGSTTIPDPHITVTFEKYSISIGGKDLLFGGNRALPVKSILRRLVGQLKTCKLPVPEPYPEKCISLKTMQKMLLPPEKDSIIDQYSFWLRVSNFIREGDIIMAETGTATHGSQSLILPDETVFINSSIWLSIGYTLAACQGAALAQSEMVEDKTRRPGRTILFEGDGSFQMTAQAVSDIIRNKLDVIIFVLNNSGYTIERLIHGPNESYNDIQPWRILEAPSYFGAPKNDPSYPVRTFLAENWGQLRDALENPGLKEGKGLNIVEVKMEMDDAPKTLRTFVDRVTRKINSGEA, encoded by the coding sequence ATGGCACCAAAGGTTGATCTGGCAGAGTATCTCTGGACACGACTAGCTcagctcggcctcggctcCGTCCACGGCGTTCCTGGAGACTACAACCTCACCGTCTTGGACTATCTCACGTCGACTGGCATCCACTGGGTTGGCAACGCCAACGAGCTGAATGCCGGCTACGCAGCCGATGGTTACGCGAGAGTCAAAGGCATTGGCGCTATCATCACTTCTTTCGGAGTGGGAGAACTTTCAGCCATTAATGCCATCGCGGGAGCTTACTCTGAGAGAGTTCCGGTGGTGCACATTGTTGGAACACCCTCGCTTGCCGCCCAGGAGGCTGGAGCCTGTCTGCACCATTCATTGGGCGATGGAAACTTCAAAATCTTTGCGGACATGTACAAGATGGTTACGGTAGCTCAGGCAAACCTTACGGACCCTTCCACCGCCCCCCGGGTGATCGATGCGACCCTCAAGGAGTGCCTTCGACAGAGCAAACCAGTGTACATTCAGATACCTTGTGATATGGTCAAAGTCAAAGTGATGGCTCCCGCATCCCCAATCACTCTTTCATTGCCCGAGATTGATGAGTCATTTGAACATGAACTCGTTCATAGACTTGCAACTCGAATCCAAAACAGCAAAAAGCCAATGATCTTAGTTGATGCGTTTGCTGGGAGGTTTGGGATGAAAGACGAAATCAACCAACTGGTCGGGCTGACTGGTTTCTCCACCCTCACAACTCTTGGAGGAAAGGGCCTCGTCAACGAAGATCTACCCAACTTCCACGGATCTAGCCTTGGTTTGGCGGGAGAACCAGCTCAGCAAGCATGGGCCAAGTCTCGGGACTTGGTTCTTCGGTTTGGTCCCTTGGACTCTGATGCCAACACCTTCGGTTCAACCACCATACCAGATCCTCACATCACGGTGACCTTTGAGAAGTACTCCATCAGCATAGGCGGCAAGGATCTTCTATTTGGAGGGAACCGTGCTTTACCTGTCAAGTCTATCCTAAGGAGGCTAGTTGGCCAGCTGAAGACGTGCAAACTTCCTGTCCCAGAGCCCTATCCGGAGAAGTGCATCTCACTTAAGACCATGCAAAAGATGCTGCTCCCACCAGAGAAAGATAGTATTATAGATCAATACTCTTTCTGGCTGCGCGTTTCCAACTTTATCAGGGAGggcgacatcatcatggctgaaACCGGCACAGCCACACATGGAAGCCAGAGTCTCATCCTTCCAGATGAGACTGTCTTCATCAACTCCTCTATCTGGCTTTCCATCGGATATACTCTTGCTGCATGCCAGGGAGCAGCTCTCGCACAGAGTGAAATGGTTGAGGACAAAACACGACGCCCTGGCCGGACCATTCTATTCGAGGGAGACGGAAGCTTCCAGATGACGGCACAGGCAGTTAGTGACATCATCAGGAACAAGCTCGACGTaatcatcttcgtcctcaacAACAGTGGCTACACGATTGAGAGGCTCATCCACGGCCCGAACGAGAGCTACAACGATATTCAGCCATGGAGAATCCTGGAGGCCCCGAGCTACTTTGGTGCGCCCAAGAATGATCCTTCCTATCCTGTGAGGACGTTTCTAGCGGAGAACTGGGGTCAATTGAGAGATGCACTTGAAAATCCTGGACTGAAAGAGGGAAAGGGGCTTAACATTGTTGAagtcaagatggagatggatgatgccCCAAAGACGCTTCGAACATTTGTTGATCGTGTAACTAGAAAAATAAACAGTGGAGAGGCATGA